From Pararhodobacter zhoushanensis, the proteins below share one genomic window:
- the pip gene encoding prolyl aminopeptidase, which translates to MDKSHEQKSAAAFLYPPIEPYERRVLDVGQGHSVYIEESGNPAGVPVVVLHGGPGGGSSPMMRRFFDPAHYRIVLFDQRGCGRSRPHASVEANTTQHLIADIEVIRQALGIGRWIVFGGSWGATLALAYAQAHPSRAAWLVLRGVFTGTQAELDWFYGGGAGRFYPELWSRFVDAIPVDERDNLIGAYHKRLFSGVFAQESRFARLWSDWENALATVETRGFFETPVDYARAFARLENHYFTNACFFERDGQLLADLWRMSGVRGTIVQGQLDMICPPVTAWGLHRKWTGSTLRMVPMAGHALSEPGITSELVSVMDGLKSAGLLRD; encoded by the coding sequence ATGGACAAGTCCCACGAGCAAAAGAGCGCAGCCGCGTTTCTCTACCCGCCGATTGAACCCTATGAGCGGCGGGTTCTGGACGTAGGGCAGGGGCACAGCGTCTATATCGAGGAATCCGGCAATCCGGCGGGCGTGCCTGTGGTGGTGTTGCATGGCGGCCCCGGTGGCGGCTCCAGCCCGATGATGCGGCGGTTTTTCGACCCTGCGCATTATCGCATCGTGCTGTTCGACCAGCGCGGCTGCGGACGCTCGCGCCCGCATGCCAGTGTCGAGGCCAATACAACCCAGCATCTGATCGCCGATATCGAGGTGATCCGTCAGGCGCTGGGCATCGGTCGCTGGATCGTCTTTGGTGGCAGCTGGGGTGCCACGCTGGCGCTGGCCTATGCGCAGGCGCATCCCTCGCGCGCTGCGTGGCTGGTTCTGCGCGGCGTCTTCACCGGGACGCAGGCCGAACTGGACTGGTTTTATGGCGGCGGTGCCGGGCGGTTTTACCCGGAACTGTGGTCACGGTTCGTCGATGCCATTCCCGTGGACGAGCGCGACAATCTGATCGGTGCGTATCACAAGCGTCTGTTTTCCGGCGTTTTCGCGCAGGAATCGCGCTTTGCCCGGCTTTGGTCGGATTGGGAAAACGCTTTGGCGACGGTCGAGACGCGCGGCTTTTTCGAGACGCCGGTCGACTATGCCCGCGCCTTCGCCCGGTTGGAGAACCATTACTTCACCAACGCCTGTTTCTTTGAGCGCGATGGCCAGCTGTTGGCGGATCTGTGGCGGATGAGCGGGGTGCGTGGCACTATCGTGCAGGGTCAGCTGGACATGATCTGCCCGCCGGTCACCGCCTGGGGTCTGCACCGCAAATGGACCGGCAGCACCTTGCGTATGGTGCCGATGGCCGGGCATGCGCTGTCCGAGCCGGGGATCACCAGCGAGCTGGTCTCGGTCATGGACGGGTTGAAATCGGCCGGGCTGCTGCGCGATTAG